From Daucus carota subsp. sativus chromosome 6, DH1 v3.0, whole genome shotgun sequence:
TTTGGGGGTTCATATTAAtctgtaaattaaaaaaaaggaaaaaagaaagataTTTGTTGAATTGATTATCTAAGTTTGAGTTGCTGTACTTGAAATGAATGTTAGAGATACAACTAGTTGTATAGCTTGATCAGCGTATGGAAGACAATGATAAACATAAGCCCACTTACAAGGTACTTCCAATTGTCCCAACTTATGTAAGACATGTTTATGTTCTGTATGTTTCATTTTCATGTTTGTGTCtgtgttgttgatgttgttattattttattctctGTTTACGTGTTTTTTGGCCTCTTTCTTGTAATATGTTGGTTTGATGTGCTGGGGTTTTTAAGAAAAGCCTGTAGCACATTTATGAAGGAAGCTTATGTTAAAATGCCTGTAACTAGTTCTTGTGTTTGAGGCCCTTTGTATAATTGTTCAATTGGCTCATTATTTACCTGGTGATTgtcttttataattataataaataataaattgggTGCTAGTTCAAATACAGACTAATTTAGGATGTAGTCTCGAAAAGGGTGATTGTATTATTGAAACCGGTGATTGTACTGTCTTGAATCTTGATTGCTAATTTGTGCTTCCATTTATTAAAACTAGGTAATTTTACTAACAGGGTACGGTTTATTGTAGCCTGTTTGTAGACTTTAGAGGCTGAAATGCTTTGTTTTTAGTAGAATGCTGTTATCAATTATCAAACCAGAAAATTAATTGTCATATGTTTGCTTTTTGCCTTAGATGCTGCTTATAGTGTTGtttgttttaattgaaattCCCTATAAATATGTACTCCTATATCTGTTTTCTTATATGATAATTTTCCTGATGGGTTTCTGATGTTTTTCTTTATGGATGTCAAGGATTATTATCAAATTCTAGAAGTAGATTACGATGCTACGGAGGAGAACATCAAATTAAGTTACAAAAAACTTGCACTGGTCAGTTACTTGTGTCCTTGTTAACTGTTATGCCCATTTCTTTTGTTACTTTGTTATGCACACCCTTTAACATTATGGGAACATGCAGAAGTGGCATCCTGACAAACACAAAGGTGATTCTGCTGTCACTAACAAATTTCAAGCAATCAACGAGGCTTACACAGGTATACTTGTGTCAAACACAAAAGAAACTGTTAaaaattgttctgttttttagTTAATCTATTGCTATTTTAAAGCTAATTTGTTAGTACCAGGCAgtgttatattatatgttgcagGCATCTTGTTTATTAGTCAAAAAGTCTGGCATTTATACTTTAACTTCTGTGTTCAAGCTACTTGGGGGTGGTACCGTGTtcctatatttttatatacacCTATTGTCATAACTACTCCACCTTCTATTagcaccaataaaaagaaaaggatAAAGATTAAAAGGAATCAAGGTGTATTTTGTTAGAGGCATCTGCTGTTTGCTTATAAGATCTATACTTGAGACTTTGCATACTTCATAATTGGAAGTTATTGACCGATGTCATCAACTTACAGTGTTAAGTGATCCTGATAAGCGGCTTGAGTATGACTTAATTGGGAACTATGAAGTTGAGAAGTACACTTTACCGGTGAGAACTATATATCTGTTATAGTGTGTGTGATTACTCTAACTTAGttttttggtcaatttgattgACATCAATACAGTTTTACTTTGGTTTACCATTTGTGATACTTTGATTGATTTACAGGAATACTTAACCAGATTTAAAGGGATGATACTTACTTGTAATGGGCTGGGTCTTGGTCACACATCAATTTGGTGAGTTTTCTACACACTTGGATGAGTTTGATCTTAATACAGGCAGGCCTGTCTATCACATTCATTTTTCTGtaaaatttggttatattaTGATGTATTCTGTATTCTTTCTGTCTAGAAATCAATCTTTAATATCTTTTCCTCAAATTACAAAAGAGATTCTTTCCGATTCATCTTTGAAGGCTTAACAATTTTCAGATGTTATGAATCAGTTCCATGATTTTTTGTCGATGCGTACATGAATTTTGTCACACAGATATGCTATGAATATCCCCCCTccaaaataaaagtttatacTCTGAGCTATTATGCTAATAGGATGGTGCACTGGGACCTTTATTTCTTTTTGGTCCTGACCACAATGTCCATATGCTCTACATTTTCTCTGTAATACTAGCCGGTAAAAACTCGTAAGCCGGTGGGTGAATGTTAATTATGATGTTTGGGTGCTGTACACTGATTTCACTAAGAAATGGATTCTAATGCTTTCTTTGGACACCATTGTTAGTTGTACTAAAtgtttatatacaaatttactTATTTAGTAACTATAGCATTCTTGTCTGGGGAGAAGGGAAGGGCTTACTGACTAAAAGAACTGGAAGATTTTGGCATACTAGTCTGATGGAAATGaagatattaaatatatgtgcaTATATTGCAGAATGCAGATAATTTCCGGTCAACATTGTGTTTTGCATATTGCTGTCATTCATTTATATTGATGTCTTTTGTCCCCTTTGTATGCTGGAATCTTCACAGAAACAACCTTTCTACTACTAGAACCAGGGGTAAGTTTGTGAGATTCTTACCCCCTTGCCTACTTTTGAGATCCTCCAGGCTACTTCCGAGTGGGATATGGTcggtttttttttgtcaggtctAGTTCTTTTAAAGGATAGCCCCATATATCCAGTTCCATCTATTTAATTTGAAAAGTTGCATCAAATATTCCCTTTTGCTTGATTGGATATCAGGACAAATGGATTTTAAGCATGTAGATTGTAGGCTGGATCCTGGGTTACTGATATTTTTGTATCGATCAGTTTCATATTGCTTTCAGTTATTTTACTTATAGTTTACTGTTTCCACCATCAATTTGACCATATCCTTGATTTATATCTGTCGGGGAATATGAGTAGAAAGGTAaccaaaaattaacaaaaaatagaATAACATAAAACAAGACAATGGTGTTATCGTGGTTCTGTCTTTTGCTGCATTCCAGAAGCCACACAAATATTATTGATCTCAATCTTAGAGTTTTTAGAGTGCAAGTGATAAAATATAGAGGAATAAACTGAACTAAATTCTCTACAAAATGCCTGGCCCTCAATTACTAAGCCACACAAATATTATTGATCTCAATCTTAAAGTTTTTAGAGTAcaagtaatataatatagagGAATGAATTGGACTAAATTCTCTAGTGCCTGGGCGTGAATTACTATTTTCCTCCCCAAGCCTAATATTAGCTGTTGAGGTAGTATAGCCTCGTACTACTGCTAGCGAGCATGAACTGTAGACAATTGGCTGACAGAATATGAATAAACAAGAAATTCCAAATTCAGGTATTCAATAATATATGATAGACAATGATGGAACTTCTGGAGCCACAGTCATAATGTTCTAGTGCTTTACACTATTGTATTTGAACTTCATATGGCAAGCTTGCTTCTCTTCGGgtgcataaaattaaattattcctTCTTTACTTATTTTATTCTATTCTTTACTGTTCAAACACTCCTTGTAATATTGGCATAATTCATTTATCACTATCAGTATCATTACATTTATTCAACACTACTATATTTATTGTATGCGAACATGCACTAGGATTCTCATTTAGTTTGGGCCACATAGCTGAATAATTTCTACCACTTCGTGTTGCATATTCCCACTATAATTGTTTCCACTCTCGCACGTCACTTTGGCCTGTAAAAAGGTTTTTGTAGACGGCTACTCACAGTTGCTGTTTATTGTACAGGTCACAGCAGTTGATGGAATCTAGCGAGTTCGATGATAAATAAGGTTCTGTTGTGGAGTCTTTTTAATTCTACAACTAGCCTTTGTACACATTCCGGCCACTTCACATCTGCTGGACCTAAATTTCATACTACAAAAATTTCCCCAATGTAATTGAAGATGTGAGAGGTCTACACTGTACAATGAGTTTATCTTTCAGGCAAAACCTGTATTTGGTTTTTACATGGAAGAAATGTTACGATTTGCCCGTAACTTTCAAACACTGACCTAGCGTCGAGCTATAATGGCATATTTTTGCAAACAAGTTACGAATCCATGTTTCTGGAGGGCATCGTACGAACCTCTTTAATTGATATGGTGCTCCTTTCTCTTACTTGTTTTTATCGTAATTAAAGATGGATGATAGCTGCTGTTGGTTTTCATGTTTAAGCACCAATTTAATGGTATTTTCCACTTGCAACAGAAGACATCATCCTAAATGTATCTTTCGGgacaaatcatatcaaaatttctGGTCAGTGAAATTGTAATCTTGGCTGTGGTAGAATTAGATTATCAGACCATCAGCATATTGTATTCCGAAATCCAAATTAAGCTATGTATTAATTCAATTCCAGATGGTGTGGAAAACCTTCACTGAGTCATAATATGatcttaatatttataaaagaaaccaatatttatgatcttaatCACAATGGCAAGTCATAAAATGACTATAGGTGcatttaaatatcaaacataCTATAACTTGTATGTAATGTAGAAACCAAATTGCAAGATCTTTTGTGATCTTTCTGCTATATTTTACCTATGACATACATTTATTATACCATTCGATGGCCTCAAGGGGTAGTTATCTCAACTATCCTTCTCCATGAGTTATCTCTACTAACCTTTAGTTGCCATGAGCAGACAAATTGACTCTTGAATAATACTACTCCTGAATAATACATTAATTCTACTCACTCCGTCCCGtttaataatattgatatgaGACGGAGGACTCGACACGTATTGCAAGACCTTCGTAAAACATGGCTGGGAAGGATTCCTAGTCGGCTCGTTCAAGACCAAATGGAAACTTAACAAATAACAACAGCAATATACCCACAAGTCTGAATCACTGACATAAAATTCGGTTGATTTCATAATCAACAAACAATCGAACAATCCCAATCCAATCTAAACCAATCCGTCTAATTAGAAGACGATACAAAATTCCTGATATGATCCAAAAACGAAACTCCCCTCGGCCTATCTCCCCGTCTCACATACCCTTTCGCCTGAACCTCCGTGTAACAATCAAACCCCTTCTCCCCATTCCTCTTCCACAGATCCATCGCATAATTCCGGTGCGCATAATACGCCTGAGCCGCCGAAACTCCGTTCAGTCGCACCGGCATTCTCTCGTAATGCCCCGTGGCCAAGCCCTCCAGCTCGTCGATGCGGACCAGGGCCTTATCGGACACCGAGTACAATTCCCCCGCGACGTGGTGGCCTGATCCGGGGAGATTCAGGAGGAAAGGGACTTTGAAGGGGCCGCAGACGAGGGGGAGCTTATCGGCGGTGGTGTAGACGCCGATGAAATCGGCGTCGCCGGAGGAGAGCATTTCGAGGAGGAGATTGTGGTTGGGGAAGCCGCGCTTGAGGGTGCCGTAGGTGAAGATGAgggtttgggttgggttggtttcaGTGTTGTCTCCACCCATTTCTGATTGGATTGTGTCACGAGGAGTTACCTTTTTTGTTATATACTCATGTTTTGTGGAATAATAACGTATCACTCATGAActaattacataatatattatttattttgtatattgcATATTATATTGGATTAATAAATTAGTGGACCGTATCGTTTGTTTAATATGAGGTTGGAATCAGAAATCAGATTGGGATGAtatgggattttttttttttgacaaatatgacttataatcttacaaatgagtatctgttctaaaaTATTCTCGAGATGAGCCTGAGTTTAAGCTCTTAACCAGTGAGATATCCAACCGTGCTCTGATGATATGTGATTTTAGTTATATGTTAGATTTAAATTTCGTCATTTTAGTTATAAACTCAAAATTAcaacataaatttaaattattaatatttaataaccCTGTAAATTATCCGAGGTACAATATTAATATACGAAAGATTCGTTAACATCCAAATCGAAGCTAAAATCACTAAAACCGTATGTGTAGTTTATATTACGTGATGATGATATTATTCATGGGCCAAATTTTTCACTGTATATCTGGGCCCTTACAAAAAGCCCGATAACCGAGAGTGGTAGTAGCCTAGTATCATACTCGCAAGTTGCAACACTGTTAATTTCATACCGCAAGGCCCACGGCCAACAACAGTTCACAAGATACGTACTCCTACTAAATTTGTCGTGTAAATAGTTGAACAAAGAATTGCATATTTTGTATGAATAATTTGCACATCAGACTCTTTTGACAAAAAATTGACATTGatcttttatttgtttaaaaGAGATTAGAGATCTTAAACGAATGTGTCAAATAAGTTCATGTGTATTGTACATTCAATTATTCTTACAACCACAATCGACTAAAAGCTAtcgtgataaaaaaaaataaaaatacttacACTTTAAATCAACCAAAAGAAATACAttaagaagttcttatctcgTATCTTGCTTTCGGAAAATTTATGCGAtcacaaaaaaaatacaaacgCTTTAACAAGTTTGGAAAAGACAATTTGATGGGAGTGACAGAAACACACATTAAAACGCAACATATATTCAAGGATGTGATAACTGATAGCGAATTAGTGGAGTAGAAAATCTTCAACTTCTATCCATTAACTATTTATGAATTAGACttaatattttcttattttactCTTTAATTCCTAGTTGCCCACTGCATACATACATGATACACCGCCATACATGCACAATTACTTCATCACTGATTAGTATTGTCTAATTGGATTAATAAAATAGTGATAACGTaatcattatattaatatttaatttaatttagaattttatttagtgaaaacaaaaatacattatattatGCGATAATTCATTGCTATCATTAGTATTGACTAAATATACTCAATGTTTGTTAGTCCATTCTTATTGTCTTACCATAGCTTATTTATGATTAATGAATGTTGGATTCTAGTTGCTACATAGAACGATCAATTAaactaatttaatttacaaaaaatgttatttatattttcattttgtgtACATGGCAAAGAAAATACACTACCGTCATTTAGTATTACATGACAAACACGAAATCATATGTCTTatacttaaataaaaaatttagcataGATATTATTTACCTATATGCAATAGAGTAATAATACGGCATTAACATCAAGGTTTATCAACACAGTACACAAATTTTAAGCgaatcatttttaatatttactaaTCATAAAAAATGTATGCAGTGCAGCCCCAATTTTCAATATCCatatgattaataatttttttattttttataatattagtgTGACGCtctaacaaatttaaaaaggaGAGGAGAAATTTGATGGAAGTGCATGAAGAAGGCTCTTGGAAATTGCAATGAGGCACAGGAGTTTCAAACACGGCTTGACTGACTTCTGAAAGATGGAAAGATGGCTAGTTACGCCATAACTTTACACGTGGCATTACACAcgtcatattaatttttattttaggtaCTGTATAAAGCATGATTATAAAGACTATGCCGTTCAATTAATCATCACTCATTTCTGGGTCcttattcaatttattataCACAATCTTATTCcaaaatttagatttaaattaattagttaAGCTTTTTACTAAAACTCAGTTGTTAAGTTTCTCTTTCAAATAACACTCAATATTGAGAAGGGGTGCCTCCTCACAAAGGGGGTCGCACTAATTATTATGCATTATATATTCATCCTTACTAAAAACGAATAACACGATTAAATCgattttgataatttgattAGAAGAAGACTTCCAACGACTGAGAAAATGGTGCAGCAGACATTTAGAAGAAGCTACTTAGAATACCTCAAATTCTCCCTGGCttctaaattttatgttttgtgTGAAAAACGTTTTCTTTATCCacttatatttattcaaatatggTAAATTCAAACTCATTTCTTTTTTCCTAATTATCTTTGGTATTTATATTCTACTACATAATTTTAACAAGCCTACAACACATTAtatgtggcgccctccaaacccgggtcagaagtttggggtccacatctcaacataaacctgtaattaatgatataatatatatagtgacccTTCACTGTccttggatcgcaacaggttaaagtataaaacaagccacaacacaactttaattattacaaacccaaatcccaaaataaaaacttaaatcttacaagcttacatgccatttgtgtctcgttattcaaactagtacatatatgaaaagccaggtgctgctgatagctctcttcatctcctagcctggaatcctgaccttactactagcctgagggtcatcgttaccaactttctctgccttcactggaaagaacataaaataccgcaagagtgagctaaccagctcagcaagtataacaatatcaatttaaaatattaatcataagctgaaggaaaccagtgtctcaaggaatcaatctccataccaagatttgtttttagaacattgattagaattggatattaaatttatttttaaaaatcaaaggttaggctgctgatcagtcagacactaaccccgagcaggtcccaccatgctcgtttattggatccaaggcacacattggcctaaagtgaccactcatctggtctgaccattcatctggtccaagtttagaaaactatccaattctatcacaatcaagatgatcaacaatattattcaataaaataagaacatcaatatcataaataaattttgaagcagaagcaactactattcaaagtgtctcaaATGGATCTCAAAGGAGAAATGAGAATTATCTTCATGGTTTTAGCAAAGAATCAGATATTGCCTTATAGGATGGCAAAGCACGTCAAAGTTTCGTGTTTACATGAAGgagggttctaggttcacaaaaagaATCCAATTATAAATGAATACTGTTAAGATCAGGAaactggagtttatggaaagaatcaatcaACTGTAAGTTATATGTCATAACAGATGTTATTTGGGGTCGTTCAACTGGTTACGGTCTGAAATAAAAGTGATTGataactggttgaggtatcgagagtatatttttgaaatgaaattaggttgttatggtaatcatttagaagttttaaagatggaaggtttacaattgaaataagtttcgtagcaggtatcaaagaatcggtcaaaggttcaagaatcaataaggtaagtaatccataatatagttcaagaaatctggttgaaggttcaagaatcaataggataaataatccataaaatagttcaagaaatttggttgaaggttcaagaatcaataggataaataatccatgcgataattcaataggtcacaggacttcatcagaaagttcactaaataatcacaacagatacaacatataattgaaggaaagtctgagggaacttgccttatatagctgatctcaagtttcaactacgcttgctcgctatactactctatcaccacttgctttcccttcctacgtctcgcttcttctgctaatcacaacaattctttatcaatatatgatctcatactattcttatcatcctttattcgaaacgagcttctatctacccttcgtttcacccaaatccgatttacggatcaaaagatatgtcaaacacaattttatatcaatcacgtaAATACATCACATGTCAATCAGATAGCACATagcacatatcacataaaatatttaataaaatgtatttttcaaaggaagtttgaagtcaaacggatttttctggtatttattataaatttttaaacatttttcggaattaaaacggtcaaagaatcattttataaataaataatccatttctggatactcgaaatcaagtccgaaatcatttgaaatcaattaacgagcttcaatcatattttagaataatattttaaagctcgaaactatttttcggaattttaaaatcatttaaaaatatttaaaatcattaaatccaattaataaatcaattaaaatcaattaataattaattaaaacaattaatcaattaataattaaattaattgactaactataataattaattactaattaaaattaattaataaattaaatcagatttatttttgaattaataaataattaaaaacaatttttgaaattaaaataaatgattttcgaaattaaatttaaatcaaaaatcattttttaaaacttttaaaaaaaatccaggGTTTGAATTGCAAGTTTTGAAAACTACAGGGTTTGATTTGCAACTTTGGAAACTTCAGGGGTCTAaatgtcaaaaatgaaacttgggTGGCTAAACTTCACCACCTCCAAAAGTCCAGGGGCCAAACTGCAATTTTGCAGCCGCCGCCCCTGGCTTCGCCGGAGGTGGCGATTCCGGCCACCAATAGCCTCCAAATGGTGCAGATATGGAG
This genomic window contains:
- the LOC108225268 gene encoding putative gamma-glutamylcyclotransferase At3g02910; protein product: MGGDNTETNPTQTLIFTYGTLKRGFPNHNLLLEMLSSGDADFIGVYTTADKLPLVCGPFKVPFLLNLPGSGHHVAGELYSVSDKALVRIDELEGLATGHYERMPVRLNGVSAAQAYYAHRNYAMDLWKRNGEKGFDCYTEVQAKGYVRRGDRPRGVSFLDHIRNFVSSSN
- the LOC108225310 gene encoding uncharacterized protein LOC108225310, whose protein sequence is MEDNDKHKPTYKDYYQILEVDYDATEENIKLSYKKLALKWHPDKHKGDSAVTNKFQAINEAYTVLSDPDKRLEYDLIGNYEVEKYTLPEYLTRFKGMILTCNGLGLGHTSIWSQQLMESSEFDDK